In Sulfurisphaera javensis, a single genomic region encodes these proteins:
- the csa3 gene encoding CRISPR-associated CARF protein Csa3, whose protein sequence is MVKSYFVTIGFSETYLLRLLTETSAKEEDRFVIVVPSPILEGVKVAIENLKVNSSRLNYPSPEVHEISLSDFPSTLSQLIDLLLPLPEPIITELSVGMRMLNTLLFLSILISRKKYTVYVRDEGGGAKVISFNSEEVNSLSRDLSNEEIKMLYSIDKNNGIRPRDLAIDLGKSEKTVLNKLSDFKKYGYIVIKGKDRLIELTPLGKIALTIHNESKKYLSKVEHTKCES, encoded by the coding sequence ATGGTAAAGTCTTACTTTGTTACCATAGGATTTTCAGAGACTTACCTCTTAAGGTTGTTAACAGAAACTTCAGCCAAGGAGGAGGATAGGTTTGTTATTGTAGTTCCTTCACCCATCTTAGAAGGAGTAAAGGTTGCAATAGAAAATTTGAAAGTAAATTCCTCTCGATTAAATTATCCTTCACCTGAAGTTCATGAAATTTCATTATCTGATTTTCCGTCTACACTTTCTCAGTTGATAGACTTACTATTACCTCTTCCAGAGCCAATAATTACTGAACTATCGGTTGGAATGAGAATGCTGAATACTCTCCTTTTTCTTTCAATCTTAATTAGTAGGAAAAAATACACTGTTTATGTTAGGGATGAGGGAGGAGGTGCAAAAGTCATTTCTTTCAACTCCGAAGAAGTTAATTCGTTGTCAAGAGACCTTTCTAATGAGGAAATAAAAATGTTATATTCTATAGACAAAAATAATGGCATAAGACCAAGAGATCTAGCTATTGATTTAGGAAAAAGCGAGAAAACCGTATTAAATAAACTTTCAGACTTTAAGAAATATGGATATATAGTAATTAAAGGTAAAGATAGGTTAATTGAACTTACACCCTTGGGTAAGATCGCATTAACTATTCATAATGAAAGTAAAAAATACTTATCTAAAGTAGAGCATACTAAGTGCGAAAGTTAG